Proteins found in one Vallitalea guaymasensis genomic segment:
- a CDS encoding V-type ATP synthase subunit D, with translation MDTTLFPTKGNLIVAKNTLRLSKQGYELLDKKRNILVREMMLLIDKAEEIQSHIDSTFTEAYEALQNANMSIGISTVEQIGTAVEEEKNIEIKTRSIMGVEIPIISIPEEEIHPQYGFARTTLSLDEAFSKFYKVKQLTVVMAEVENAIYRLAINIKRTQKRANALKNIMIPRYTDLTKHIQNALEEKEREEFTRLKMIKKN, from the coding sequence ATGGATACAACATTATTTCCTACTAAAGGTAATTTGATTGTAGCAAAAAACACTCTTAGGTTGTCTAAGCAGGGTTATGAGTTATTAGATAAAAAAAGGAATATACTGGTAAGAGAAATGATGCTCCTCATTGATAAGGCTGAAGAAATTCAATCTCACATTGATTCAACTTTTACGGAGGCATATGAAGCCCTGCAAAATGCTAATATGTCTATAGGTATTAGTACTGTTGAGCAGATAGGTACTGCTGTAGAAGAAGAAAAGAATATTGAAATAAAAACAAGGAGTATCATGGGTGTAGAGATACCTATAATTAGTATACCTGAGGAAGAAATACATCCCCAGTATGGCTTTGCCAGAACAACGTTATCTCTTGACGAAGCATTCAGTAAGTTCTATAAAGTTAAGCAGTTGACAGTAGTTATGGCAGAAGTAGAAAACGCAATCTACAGACTTGCTATTAATATCAAAAGGACTCAGAAAAGAGCTAATGCTCTTAAAAACATAATGATTCCAAGATACACTGATTTAACAAAACATATACAAAATGCCTTGGAAGAAAAAGAACGAGAAGAATTTACTAGATTAAAGATGATAAAGAAGAATTGA
- a CDS encoding AraC family transcriptional regulator yields the protein MDKSVLREKMTMPNPDFCMKLMKNHSIGINSTAVYAHWHREMELLYIIEGSALFKCNDKSFIVNEKDLVVVNCNEIHFGQNLTEDFRYYCIILDPHILNSRLIDLCDSKYINPIIENRILFKNLIVNDESVQQCIESINDEYTNRQVGFELCIKASLYKLIVILMRRYINTVLTDNQVKYRTQNIDRFNRILKYIENNYTNALTLDHMSEQAHMSKYHFCRMFKKMTGHTVTHYINSIRIQEADNLLINSDLSISEIAYSVGFHDTSYFSRIYKNIKDTSPSNRRKNVIKE from the coding sequence ATGGATAAATCTGTACTGCGTGAAAAAATGACTATGCCTAATCCTGATTTTTGTATGAAATTAATGAAAAATCATTCCATAGGTATTAATTCTACTGCTGTTTATGCTCATTGGCATAGGGAAATGGAACTCCTATATATAATTGAAGGCTCTGCTTTATTTAAATGTAACGATAAGTCTTTTATAGTTAATGAAAAAGACCTTGTAGTAGTAAATTGCAATGAAATCCACTTTGGACAGAATCTAACTGAGGATTTTCGATATTATTGTATTATATTAGACCCCCATATACTCAACAGCAGACTAATAGACCTCTGTGATTCTAAGTATATTAATCCAATAATAGAGAATAGAATATTATTTAAGAATTTAATAGTCAATGATGAATCTGTACAGCAATGCATAGAATCAATCAATGATGAATATACCAACCGTCAGGTGGGATTTGAATTATGTATAAAAGCTTCATTATACAAACTTATCGTTATATTGATGCGCCGTTACATTAATACCGTCCTTACAGATAATCAAGTAAAATATCGTACTCAGAACATAGATAGATTCAATAGAATCTTAAAATATATAGAAAACAATTATACCAACGCTTTGACCCTAGACCATATGAGTGAACAAGCACATATGAGTAAATATCATTTTTGCCGAATGTTCAAAAAGATGACTGGACATACTGTAACTCATTATATTAACTCTATACGAATACAAGAAGCTGATAATCTATTAATCAACTCTGACCTATCTATCAGTGAGATAGCATATTCAGTTGGTTTTCATGATACCAGTTATTTCAGTCGTATCTATAAAAATATAAAAGACACTTCCCCATCAAACAGACGAAAAAATGTTATAAAAGAATGA
- a CDS encoding V-type ATP synthase subunit E — MRIVEEKIDKFAHDIMTDVSNQRKEIMEQTEKELEAIYEEKELAYLSKAYEIIQSGLKSIQKEKNEIISRSIMDSKREILKAREEIIKGTFLDAQKELEAFTQKKEYQEYLINMIKEDIAKIGDGEILIYIAHTDEKYLNRLNKEFDNKIVLEDKNKKMIGGCKIFNKTKNIYLDDSFYSKLYEQKETFLHNCNLEIE, encoded by the coding sequence ATGCGAATTGTTGAAGAAAAGATAGATAAGTTTGCTCATGATATCATGACAGATGTTAGTAATCAAAGAAAAGAAATAATGGAGCAAACAGAAAAAGAACTTGAAGCAATATATGAAGAAAAAGAGCTTGCATATCTATCCAAAGCTTATGAAATAATTCAAAGTGGATTAAAAAGTATACAAAAAGAGAAAAATGAAATAATCTCAAGATCTATTATGGATAGCAAACGAGAAATATTAAAAGCTAGAGAAGAAATTATAAAAGGTACTTTTCTGGATGCTCAAAAAGAATTAGAAGCGTTTACCCAGAAAAAAGAATATCAAGAGTATCTTATAAACATGATAAAAGAAGATATAGCTAAAATAGGAGATGGGGAAATATTAATCTATATTGCCCATACCGATGAAAAGTATCTTAACAGGCTAAATAAAGAATTTGATAATAAGATTGTTCTTGAAGACAAGAATAAAAAAATGATTGGTGGATGTAAGATATTTAACAAGACTAAAAATATATACTTAGATGATTCATTTTACAGTAAATTATACGAGCAGAAAGAAACATTTTTGCATAATTGTAATCTTGAAATCGAGTAA
- the addA gene encoding helicase-exonuclease AddAB subunit AddA, which yields MSGVKWTLEQQSVIDTRNRNLLVSAAAGSGKTAVLVERIIKMIVDGEKPVDIDKLLVVTFTNAAASEMRERISDALEKKIDENPENKYLHKQLSLLPNSNIMTIHAFCLNVIKNNFHLINLDPSFRVADETELTLLKSDTIKELLEEKYQLEDNGDFIDLIESYTSGKSDDRIEELILELHRFAMSNPWPEIWLDEMSEQLNLEGIDNIDDSQWALMIKQVLKDEIPMYIKILEECKSICNSDNGPIGYLDAILLDLKNLVGINDILDTSLENISQEIIKVGFGAIGRCKKGVDKVLQERIKGIRDDVKENYNKIKSEFFFKSGDSIMDDINNTYPVIKTLCNLVKEFIEKYQDAKAEKNIIDFNDIEHLALNILIGEDEEGKKTPSNAAIELQDKFTEILIDEYQDSNLVQETILTSVSKVLSNEPNMFMVGDVKQSIYKFRLAKPELFMEKYKKYSIEESLYQKIDLHKNFRSRKSVIDCTNYLFSQIMSNQYGDVIYDDTAALYLGANYEEFMDGETAGPSEVIFIDKKDIYSEENNEGEELEAKVIAERIKELVNPSNPYYVYDKKLGKYRPAMYKDIVILMRSTSTRADGFVTELINYDVPAYTDATSGYFDTIEVKTVLSLLKIIDNPRQDIPLISVLRSPIVGLKADELVRIKAALPEGEYYDAYEQYILGTINEDELSVKLNRFNELLNDWREKAVYMPLNDLILDIYDRSHYYNYVSVMTGGRQRRANLDLLIDKAIKYESTSYKGLFNFIRYLEKIHKYSIDMGEATVFGESENLVRIMSIHKSKGLEFPIVFIAGIGRQFNMQDLNKHILLHQDLGLGPKYVNYELRYEVKTLPKAIISRKIKNENISEELRILYVALTRAREKLILVGSCKDLCKKVEKLSRYLFFPDRLLIPQVIASGHSYMDFIIPALLRHREGEIMRNLLDNPSICSPEELWEHEASWDIKIVTIDDIISREEDVKDAKNETYENLLNWDCEKSYSEYPRDYFDCSLNWTYPHGDAVLKPIKISVSEIKKQSMPDELIEHEEMFNDFEPYKPRFMEEKLSLTSSEKGTAFHKVMQHIDFNELHNYDYIVDYLDSLQQGEILTEKEKRSIRIKSILRFSKSNLLQRIINAEGNGRLKREVPFVLGVPLKDIYNDCNIDEKALVQGVIDCYFIEDDKIVLVDYKTDYIQPHEQEVLVKRYKKQMELYSIALENIMGMKVSEKILYAFSVGKEISI from the coding sequence ATGTCAGGTGTAAAATGGACGTTAGAACAGCAAAGTGTTATTGATACAAGGAATCGGAATTTATTAGTTTCTGCAGCAGCTGGTTCAGGAAAGACAGCTGTACTTGTTGAACGTATTATTAAAATGATTGTTGATGGGGAAAAGCCTGTTGATATTGATAAACTTCTGGTTGTAACCTTTACTAATGCAGCTGCTTCAGAGATGAGGGAGAGAATATCAGATGCATTGGAGAAGAAGATAGATGAAAATCCTGAGAATAAATATTTACATAAACAGCTATCGTTATTACCTAATTCCAATATAATGACTATACATGCTTTTTGTCTTAATGTAATCAAGAATAATTTTCATCTTATTAACTTGGACCCTTCCTTTAGAGTAGCAGATGAGACAGAATTGACACTTCTTAAAAGTGATACTATAAAAGAATTGTTGGAAGAGAAATATCAATTAGAGGATAATGGGGATTTCATTGATTTAATTGAGAGTTATACTTCGGGGAAATCAGATGATAGGATAGAGGAATTAATCTTGGAGTTACATAGATTTGCTATGAGTAATCCTTGGCCTGAGATATGGTTGGATGAAATGTCAGAGCAACTCAATTTAGAGGGGATAGATAATATTGATGATTCTCAGTGGGCTTTGATGATTAAGCAGGTTCTAAAAGATGAGATCCCCATGTACATAAAGATTTTGGAAGAATGTAAGAGTATATGTAATAGTGATAATGGACCGATAGGATATTTGGATGCTATATTATTGGATTTAAAGAATTTGGTTGGAATCAATGATATCTTGGATACCTCTTTGGAAAATATTTCCCAAGAAATAATTAAGGTTGGTTTTGGTGCTATTGGAAGATGTAAAAAAGGTGTGGACAAGGTACTACAAGAGAGAATAAAAGGTATTAGAGATGATGTTAAGGAAAATTACAATAAAATAAAATCGGAGTTCTTTTTCAAGAGTGGGGATAGTATTATGGATGATATAAATAATACATATCCAGTAATAAAGACACTGTGTAATCTTGTGAAAGAATTCATAGAAAAGTATCAGGATGCAAAAGCTGAAAAGAATATAATTGACTTTAATGATATAGAACACTTAGCGTTGAACATTTTGATAGGGGAAGATGAAGAAGGTAAAAAAACGCCATCTAATGCGGCGATAGAATTACAAGACAAGTTTACTGAGATACTTATAGATGAATATCAAGACAGTAACTTGGTACAGGAAACCATATTGACAAGTGTATCAAAAGTATTGAGTAATGAACCTAATATGTTTATGGTAGGTGATGTGAAACAAAGTATCTACAAGTTTCGATTAGCTAAGCCAGAGTTGTTTATGGAAAAATACAAGAAATATTCTATAGAAGAAAGCTTATATCAAAAAATTGATCTGCATAAGAATTTTCGTAGCAGGAAAAGTGTCATAGATTGTACTAACTATCTATTCAGTCAAATCATGTCCAATCAATATGGGGATGTAATCTATGATGATACAGCTGCTTTGTACCTTGGGGCTAATTATGAAGAGTTTATGGATGGTGAAACAGCAGGACCTTCAGAAGTTATTTTTATAGATAAAAAAGATATTTATAGTGAAGAAAATAATGAAGGGGAAGAATTAGAAGCAAAAGTTATTGCGGAAAGAATAAAAGAGCTTGTTAATCCATCTAACCCATATTATGTATATGATAAAAAGCTGGGTAAATATAGACCAGCTATGTATAAGGATATAGTTATATTAATGAGAAGTACCAGTACTAGAGCAGATGGATTTGTTACTGAGTTAATCAATTATGATGTACCAGCTTATACAGATGCTACTTCTGGGTATTTTGATACTATTGAGGTTAAGACAGTACTTTCATTATTGAAGATAATAGATAATCCTAGACAAGATATTCCATTGATATCTGTGTTAAGATCACCTATTGTTGGACTAAAAGCTGATGAATTAGTACGAATCAAGGCAGCTTTACCAGAAGGTGAGTATTATGATGCATATGAGCAATATATCCTTGGGACAATTAATGAAGATGAGCTTAGTGTAAAATTAAATCGTTTCAATGAGTTATTGAATGATTGGAGGGAAAAAGCTGTCTATATGCCTCTTAACGACTTGATTCTTGATATTTATGATAGGTCACATTACTATAACTATGTATCAGTAATGACTGGAGGAAGACAGAGAAGGGCTAATCTGGATTTGCTTATTGATAAAGCCATAAAATATGAATCAACCAGTTATAAAGGATTATTCAACTTCATTAGATATTTGGAGAAAATACATAAGTATTCAATTGACATGGGAGAAGCTACTGTATTTGGAGAGAGTGAAAACCTAGTTAGGATTATGAGTATACACAAGAGTAAGGGACTTGAGTTTCCTATAGTTTTTATTGCTGGGATAGGTAGACAGTTCAATATGCAAGACCTTAATAAACATATACTTCTACATCAAGACTTGGGTCTTGGACCAAAATATGTGAATTATGAGTTGCGATATGAAGTTAAAACATTACCAAAAGCTATAATAAGCAGGAAAATAAAGAATGAAAATATATCGGAGGAACTGAGAATATTATATGTTGCTCTAACTAGGGCAAGAGAAAAATTAATTCTAGTAGGTAGTTGTAAGGATTTATGTAAAAAAGTAGAAAAATTATCTAGATACTTATTTTTCCCAGATAGATTGTTGATACCACAGGTAATAGCCAGTGGACATTCATACATGGATTTTATTATACCAGCCTTATTAAGACATAGGGAGGGTGAAATAATGAGAAACTTACTAGATAATCCTTCTATATGTTCACCTGAGGAGTTATGGGAGCACGAAGCCTCATGGGACATAAAGATAGTAACAATAGATGATATCATTAGTAGAGAAGAAGACGTTAAAGATGCAAAAAATGAAACCTATGAAAATCTATTGAATTGGGACTGTGAAAAAAGTTATAGTGAGTATCCTAGAGACTATTTTGATTGTAGTCTGAATTGGACATACCCTCATGGGGATGCAGTATTAAAGCCAATAAAAATATCTGTTTCGGAAATCAAAAAACAGAGTATGCCAGATGAATTAATAGAACATGAAGAAATGTTTAATGATTTTGAGCCATATAAGCCAAGATTCATGGAAGAAAAACTAAGCCTTACTTCCAGTGAAAAGGGAACAGCATTCCATAAAGTAATGCAGCATATAGATTTTAATGAGTTACATAACTACGATTACATAGTTGATTACTTAGACAGCTTGCAGCAAGGAGAAATATTAACTGAAAAAGAAAAGAGAAGTATACGTATTAAGTCTATTCTAAGATTCAGTAAGAGCAATCTTTTACAGAGAATTATTAATGCAGAAGGCAATGGTAGATTAAAAAGAGAGGTTCCTTTTGTATTGGGTGTACCATTGAAAGATATCTATAATGACTGCAATATAGATGAAAAAGCTTTGGTGCAAGGGGTTATTGATTGTTATTTTATTGAAGATGATAAAATCGTGTTAGTAGATTATAAAACTGATTATATACAACCACATGAACAAGAGGTTCTAGTAAAACGATATAAAAAACAGATGGAATTATATTCCATAGCCCTTGAAAATATCATGGGAATGAAAGTAAGTGAAAAGATACTATATGCTTTTAGTGTTGGAAAAGAGATAAGTATATAA
- a CDS encoding V-type ATP synthase subunit B: MSIEYLGLKQVTGSLVVLRGVKDVSYEEMVDIKLENGEERVGRVIEIKDDIAVIQVFEGTTGISSANTRTSFRGKALEMPLSKEILGRTLDGLGRPIDGLGDIIPDVSKDINGSPINPISREYPRNYIQTGISAIDGLTTLIRGQKLPVFSGNGLPHDALAVQIVKQARLTGNDDENNFAVVFGAMGVKNDVAEYFRRSFEESGVLQKVVMFLNRANDPVVERIVTPRCALTTAEYLAFEHNMHVLVILTDMTSYCEALREISSSKGEIPSRKGFPGYMYSDLASLYERAGMLRDRSGSITQIPILTMPNDDITHPIPDLTGYITEGQIVLDRSLHQKGIYPPIIVIPSLSRLMKDGIGEGFTREDHPQIANQLFASYAHVQEVKALASVIGEDELSDIDKKYMEFGKVFEELFVSQARDENRFMDATLDLGWRLLGILPREELDRVDEEVLDKYYKPYYEEAN; encoded by the coding sequence ATGAGTATAGAATATTTAGGATTAAAACAAGTAACTGGTTCCCTTGTAGTTCTTAGGGGTGTAAAAGATGTATCATATGAAGAAATGGTTGATATAAAACTTGAAAATGGAGAAGAACGAGTAGGCAGGGTCATAGAAATAAAAGATGATATAGCTGTTATTCAAGTTTTTGAAGGAACTACAGGTATATCAAGCGCTAATACAAGGACAAGTTTCAGGGGTAAAGCTCTTGAAATGCCTTTATCAAAAGAAATATTAGGTAGAACATTAGATGGACTTGGAAGACCAATTGATGGGCTAGGTGATATAATACCTGATGTTAGCAAAGATATTAATGGAAGCCCTATCAATCCAATATCAAGAGAATATCCAAGAAACTATATTCAAACAGGTATTTCGGCAATAGATGGACTTACTACTCTGATAAGAGGTCAGAAATTACCTGTATTCTCAGGAAATGGTCTGCCTCATGATGCTCTAGCTGTTCAGATAGTTAAACAAGCTAGACTTACAGGTAATGATGATGAAAATAACTTTGCTGTTGTTTTTGGAGCAATGGGTGTAAAAAATGATGTTGCAGAGTATTTCAGAAGAAGTTTTGAAGAAAGTGGTGTATTACAGAAAGTTGTAATGTTCCTTAATCGTGCTAATGACCCAGTTGTAGAAAGAATTGTTACTCCAAGATGTGCTTTAACGACTGCTGAGTATTTGGCATTTGAACATAATATGCATGTACTTGTCATACTGACTGATATGACTTCGTATTGTGAAGCACTTAGAGAAATATCCTCATCCAAAGGAGAGATTCCTAGTAGAAAAGGTTTCCCAGGTTATATGTACAGTGACCTTGCTTCTTTGTATGAAAGAGCAGGAATGTTAAGAGATAGATCAGGTTCAATCACACAGATTCCTATATTGACTATGCCTAATGATGATATAACCCATCCTATACCTGACTTAACTGGATATATTACAGAGGGACAGATTGTTCTTGATAGGTCATTGCATCAAAAAGGAATCTATCCACCAATAATAGTAATACCTTCATTGTCTAGACTTATGAAGGACGGTATTGGTGAAGGATTCACCAGAGAAGATCACCCTCAGATAGCCAATCAATTATTTGCCTCTTATGCTCATGTTCAAGAAGTAAAAGCTCTGGCATCAGTAATTGGTGAAGATGAGTTATCTGATATAGATAAAAAATATATGGAATTCGGTAAGGTATTTGAAGAATTATTCGTATCACAGGCTAGAGATGAGAACCGTTTCATGGATGCAACCCTTGATCTAGGCTGGAGACTTCTTGGTATATTGCCAAGAGAAGAGCTTGACAGAGTTGATGAAGAAGTATTGGATAAATATTATAAACCTTATTATGAGGAAGCGAATTAG
- a CDS encoding ATP synthase subunit C produces the protein MDIVMSLALLLVVVTVGTGVYAIKKGIDGSKAKTILGINVLSFFGILIVATVVLLTGGTTALAAETAEKAAASAEGMRYIAAALSTGLAAIGSGIAVAVSGSAAIGAISEDSKLLGKTVIFVGLAEGIAIYGLIISILILG, from the coding sequence ATGGATATAGTAATGAGTTTAGCACTTTTATTAGTGGTTGTTACAGTGGGTACTGGAGTATATGCAATAAAAAAAGGTATTGATGGAAGTAAAGCCAAAACGATTTTAGGAATAAATGTTTTGAGTTTCTTTGGGATTTTAATAGTTGCTACTGTTGTTTTGTTAACAGGTGGAACTACAGCTTTAGCAGCAGAAACTGCGGAAAAAGCAGCTGCTAGTGCAGAAGGTATGAGATATATAGCAGCAGCATTATCTACTGGTTTGGCTGCTATTGGTTCAGGAATTGCAGTTGCCGTATCTGGTTCAGCAGCTATAGGTGCTATTAGTGAGGATTCAAAATTATTAGGTAAAACAGTTATCTTTGTTGGTCTTGCTGAAGGTATTGCTATCTATGGACTTATCATATCTATATTGATTTTAGGTTAA
- a CDS encoding small, acid-soluble spore protein, alpha/beta type, whose translation MAKNNNKDEKEKKVLTENEKLKYEIAEELGLLDKVSAGGWKSLTAKETGRIGGLMTKRKRSVKK comes from the coding sequence ATGGCAAAGAATAATAATAAAGATGAAAAAGAGAAAAAAGTTCTTACCGAAAATGAGAAATTAAAGTATGAAATCGCCGAAGAATTAGGTTTACTAGATAAAGTAAGTGCTGGTGGGTGGAAATCCTTAACTGCCAAAGAAACAGGTAGAATCGGAGGATTAATGACTAAACGTAAGCGAAGTGTTAAAAAATAG
- a CDS encoding V-type ATP synthase subunit F yields MKMYLISDNVDTKTGMRLAGVEGVVVHEMEEIRNALDEALKDRDIGIILITEKLGKLIADKIKDIKLNYHTPLIVEIPDRHGTGRTPDSITKYVREAIGLKI; encoded by the coding sequence ATGAAAATGTACCTTATAAGTGATAACGTTGATACGAAAACAGGTATGAGATTAGCAGGTGTTGAAGGTGTAGTTGTCCATGAAATGGAAGAAATAAGAAATGCCCTTGATGAAGCTCTAAAAGATAGGGATATAGGCATAATATTAATCACAGAAAAACTAGGGAAACTAATTGCAGATAAGATAAAAGACATAAAACTTAATTATCACACACCTTTGATTGTAGAGATTCCTGATAGACATGGTACAGGAAGAACACCTGATTCAATTACAAAATATGTCAGAGAAGCTATTGGATTAAAGATATAA
- a CDS encoding V-type ATP synthase subunit A — protein sequence MNKDDMIVGVNGPVVTVRGSSKFKMLEMVLVGNAKLIGEVISIENEDIIVQVYESTTGIKVGEPVISTGEPLSLQLGPGIIGGVFDGIQRPLKKMEEISGSFISRGLDIESLNTEKEWVVEVVVKKGDNIKGGDVIAEIKETDLVIHKVMMHPYMSGVVEYAAPNGRYKVHDTIVKIKTEQDEIKELDLIQKWPVRMARPFKNRRRLTIPLVTGQRVIDTLFPIAKGGTASIPGGFGTGKTMTQHQLAKWSDADIIVYIGCGERGNEITEVLEDFPKLIDPKSGKSLMDRTILIANTSNMPVAAREASIYTGITLAEYYRDMGYHVAIMADSTSRWAEALREISGRLEEMPAEEGFPAYLPSRLSQFYERAGYVDNLNDSEGSVSIIGAVSPQGGDFSEPVTQNTKRFVRCFWALDRQLAYSRHYPAIHWLNSYSEYIDDLENWYETKVADDFFELRTKIVSLLQAESKLMEIVKLIGADILPEDQKLTLEISKVIRLGFLQQNAFNDIDTYVPMKKQYKMMEIILYLQDKSKELVNGGIPMSQLRKTGIYDEMIKMKYNVSNNNLKEFDLLKEKVDNFYDEVKESYKSFERKKL from the coding sequence TTGAACAAAGATGATATGATTGTTGGTGTAAATGGACCTGTTGTAACCGTAAGAGGCAGCAGTAAATTTAAGATGTTGGAAATGGTTTTAGTTGGAAATGCCAAGTTGATAGGTGAAGTCATCAGTATAGAGAATGAAGATATAATTGTACAGGTCTATGAATCAACTACTGGAATTAAAGTAGGAGAACCTGTAATATCAACAGGTGAACCCTTGTCACTTCAATTAGGACCTGGTATTATAGGTGGAGTTTTTGACGGTATTCAACGTCCTTTGAAAAAGATGGAGGAGATTTCTGGTTCTTTTATAAGCCGAGGACTTGATATAGAATCTCTTAACACTGAAAAAGAGTGGGTAGTTGAAGTTGTTGTAAAAAAAGGTGATAACATTAAAGGCGGAGATGTTATAGCTGAGATTAAGGAAACAGATCTGGTTATACATAAAGTTATGATGCACCCATATATGTCGGGAGTAGTAGAATATGCAGCTCCTAATGGAAGATACAAAGTCCATGATACTATTGTTAAGATTAAGACAGAGCAAGATGAAATAAAAGAATTGGACTTAATACAAAAATGGCCAGTAAGAATGGCAAGACCTTTTAAGAACAGGAGAAGACTTACAATACCTCTTGTTACGGGACAAAGAGTTATTGATACGTTATTCCCAATTGCAAAAGGTGGTACAGCCTCTATTCCAGGTGGATTCGGTACTGGAAAGACAATGACCCAACATCAGTTAGCAAAATGGAGTGATGCTGATATCATTGTATATATTGGTTGTGGAGAAAGAGGAAATGAGATAACAGAGGTTTTAGAAGATTTTCCAAAGCTGATAGACCCAAAATCAGGTAAGTCACTTATGGATAGAACCATATTGATAGCGAATACTTCAAACATGCCCGTTGCGGCAAGAGAAGCTTCCATATATACAGGAATAACTTTAGCTGAGTACTATAGGGATATGGGTTATCATGTAGCCATAATGGCGGATTCAACCTCTAGATGGGCTGAGGCACTTAGGGAAATATCTGGTAGACTTGAAGAAATGCCAGCAGAAGAAGGTTTCCCTGCTTACTTACCATCAAGATTATCACAATTCTATGAGAGAGCAGGATATGTGGATAATCTTAATGACAGTGAAGGGTCAGTAAGTATAATCGGTGCTGTTTCACCACAAGGGGGAGATTTCTCAGAACCTGTTACCCAGAATACTAAGAGGTTTGTTAGATGTTTCTGGGCTCTTGACAGGCAATTAGCTTATTCAAGGCACTATCCAGCTATACACTGGCTTAATAGTTATAGCGAATATATAGACGACTTGGAAAATTGGTATGAAACTAAAGTAGCTGATGATTTCTTTGAATTGAGAACTAAGATAGTGAGTTTACTTCAAGCAGAAAGCAAATTAATGGAAATTGTTAAATTAATCGGAGCGGATATCTTACCTGAAGATCAAAAATTAACTCTTGAGATATCAAAAGTGATTAGATTAGGATTCTTACAACAGAATGCATTCAATGATATTGATACTTATGTACCTATGAAAAAACAATATAAGATGATGGAAATCATTCTATATCTACAAGATAAATCAAAAGAGTTGGTTAATGGGGGCATACCAATGTCCCAGCTTAGAAAAACAGGTATATATGATGAAATGATCAAGATGAAATATAATGTAAGTAATAACAATCTAAAAGAATTTGATTTACTGAAAGAAAAAGTTGATAATTTCTATGATGAAGTAAAGGAAAGTTATAAGAGTTTCGAAAGGAAGAAGCTATGA